The Candidatus Poribacteria bacterium nucleotide sequence AGTAGAGCAGGCTGAAGTAGCCGGAACTGCCGAATCGTCCGACGAACGCCCGGCTTTGCGCGGTGCGATCCTCGTCCATGATCGCGGTCGGGATGTGACGGATGTTCGTCGCGACCGCGTAGCCGAACAGCGCGAGCTGCACGAGCGGGGCGACGAAGATGAGCGGGAACATGGACGGATCGCGGCGAGCCTGGATCAGCTCCTTGACGACGATGCTCCACACGCCCCGAAGGAACCGATGCACCGACGCGACCATCGTCACCCGCCGATCAGAAGCAGAGCGCCCAGGAGGGCGAGCGAGCCCGCGATGAACAGATCGAAATGGGACTGGCGGAGCCGTCTTCCCAACCAGAGCCCCAGTCCGCCGCCTGCCCAGATGACCGGGAACCCCAAAGCGTAGACCGCCATGTCGCGCGTTACCAGCCCGCCGACGGAGACGAACGCGACCTTCAGGATGGTCGTCAGGACGAAGTAGGCGATCAGCGTCGCTCGGATCAGCTCACGGTCCCAGGGCTGGCTGTAGAGGTACAGGATGACCGGGGGTCCGCCGACGTTGACCGCGCCTCCGAGCATGCCAGCCGTCAAGCCCACAGGAACGCGCCAGCGCAACGATAGACCGGGTCCTGGGGGTCGGCGGCGGAACTTCCGCACCATGAGGTAGATGCAGTACCCAAGGATCGACAGCCCGATCAGCCGCTTCAGCATGTCGTCCGGCATTACTCGCAGCGCGTAGACCCCGATGGGAACGCCGACAGCAGAACCGATGAGAAGATGGGACACCAGCTTGAAGTCGATGGTGCGCCGCACGCGCCAGGCGAGGTAGAGCGTGTTCGACAGCGCCATGAACGCAACGACGACGCTCGCCGTCCGGGCGCTGATGACGAACGGCAGCAGGCTCATCGCGACCATGCCGAATCCGAACCCGCTCATTCCCTGCAGGCAGGCGGCGATGAAGAGAATCGCGCCGACGGCAGCAAGGAAGGCGGCGTCGCCGCGTATGAGTTCCCCCACGATCACGGTCGCCAGGCTAGCGACATCGCGGGCACCCGCCCAACAGGAAGCCAAGCCACGATTGCGGCACGATGCCGACCCATGGATCGTGTGCCGGGAGCATCACGCCCAGTTTAGGATCGCTCCGAGCACGGACGGCTGCCATGCGGCGATCTTCGCGTAGACCGATGGAGCGTTTTCCGCCGCCACGCGGTCGGTGATGAGATCGGTGACGTTCAGCCGACCCGCCGCGAGCAGACGCAGAATGAGCTGCACGTTCGCGACCCAGGTCCAGTGTCCGGGATGAGATTCGGAGCCCGGAATGCTCGAGGCGTGGGCTCCCAGAAGAACGAGCCCCTTCTTGTGCACGTCGCGGTAGAAGTTGACGCGCTCGGTCTCGCCTCGCGTGCTGCCGAGGAGCACGACACGAGCCATCCAACCGGCGACGGACATCGCGCCGAGGATGGCATCGGGATAGCCCGTCGCCTCGATCACGACCTGTGGCGCGCCATTAGGCGGATTGGCGGACGACCGCACGCGGTCGAGCAGCGAGGACTCGAAGCCGTCTGCCTTGGGGTCCATCGCGATGTCGGCGCTGACGTGCGCCGCGTGTTCGCGCCGACCCGCATCGAGGTCGAGCGCGACGACCGGCGTCGCTCCTGAGGCGCGCGCGAGTTGCATGGCGCACTGACCGATGAGCCCGGCTCCGAACACGACAACCGATTCGCCGATCTCGATCCGCGCCTTGCGGATGCCTTGCATCGCAATCGCCATCAGGTTGAAGAAGGCGGCGGTCTCCGATGGAAGCTCCGACGGCACTTCGACGCATCGCTCCGCGCGGACCGTCGCGTGGCTCGCATGCGACGATGCACACACGATCCGAGCGCCGACTGCAGGCTTCGTTACGCCCTTCCCTTGGGCGATGACGGTTCCTACGAGGCTATATCCGCCGGTCGAGGGAAACGTGCCCTTGGCGTTGTCGAGCGAGAGCAGAAATGCGCGCTCAGTGCCGGGGCTGATGAGGCTGACTTCCGACCGGACGAGCACTTCGCCGTCGCCGGGCTCCCTCGGTTCGAACGGCTCGACGGCGACGGTTCCGGGCGAGAGCCAGAGAACTCGATGCGGATCGGTGGCGTAGTTCGGCATGTTGTGTCCCCGAAGAGGCATTCAGCGGCTACGGCTCCAGCACCGGCTCGTGGACGGTCCCCCGCGATGCTAGAATGCAGTGTATCCGCGCCGCCGGTACGCCGCAACGACGGCGACATTGTGGAGCCATTCGCGGCAGGAGATCGCTGTTGGAGCCGATCCGTTACGCAGCGGCAGCGTGCCAGGTCGACCAGCCGAACCCGGAGCATCGGTCCGACATCGCGAGGAACACGTCGCGCATGGTGGACATGGTGCGGATGGCAGTCGAAGGCTACTCGCCGTTCCTGCCGGTGCGCCTGGTCGCGTTCCCGGAATTCGGTCACGCCGCGCCCATCTATGCGACCGTGTCGGAACTGCTCGACAAGCTCGCGGTGACCATTCCCAACGAGCACACGGAACGGTATGTCGCGCTGGCGCGGGAGTACGACATCTACATCCAGACCGGGACGTTCCTGGAGCGGACGGATCGCTGGACCGACGTCGTGCTGAACACGACCTGCCTGATCGGTCCCGAGGGCATCTTGTACAAGTACCGCAAGGTGAATCCGTGGATTCCGTGGGAGGTGCACGCCAGTCCCCACGACATATCGGACTTCGACGATCCCATCTTTCCAGTCGCCGACACACCCATCGGCAGAATCGGCGCGGCGATCTGCTACGACTGGCTGTTCCCGGAAGCTATACGCCAACTCGCCGCCAACGGCGCCGAGGTCCTGATCCGCGTTTCCGCATACATGGATCCATGGGGCGCGACGCCGCCTATGGACTGGTGGACGGTCGTCAACCGCTGCCGGGCGCTCGAGAACACCGCCTACGTCGTAGCGGCGAACCAGGGAGCGGCGTTGAGGCACTATCCGCCGTTCTCGTGGCCCGGAGGCAGCATGATCGTCGACTTCGAGGGTCGTCTGCTGGCTCAGGCGGAACCGGGATCCGGCGAAGCGATCGTGGTCGCGCCAGTTGACATCACGGCACTGCGACACGAACGGCAGGTGCGCCAGGGACACCAGATGCTGGCTCATCTGCGGAGCGAGTGTTATCCGATGTACGGACAGCGTTACTACCCAGCCGGTGCTGCGAGCCGTGGCACGCTGAGCGTCGAGCGGAACCGGGCGGCGATTGAGGAGGCGAAGGTGGGCTTGTCGAAGCGGCGGCGATGACGGCGCTGCCAGCCGTCACGATCCGGCGTCGTCGATCCGTCGAAGCACGAGCCCGGTCGGCAGCTTCGGGTAGAAGTAAGTGGACTTCTGCGGCATCGTTTCCCCAGCGCGGGCGACTCGCTCGATGTGCCGCATGGTGCACCCCT carries:
- a CDS encoding zinc-binding alcohol dehydrogenase codes for the protein MPLRGHNMPNYATDPHRVLWLSPGTVAVEPFEPREPGDGEVLVRSEVSLISPGTERAFLLSLDNAKGTFPSTGGYSLVGTVIAQGKGVTKPAVGARIVCASSHASHATVRAERCVEVPSELPSETAAFFNLMAIAMQGIRKARIEIGESVVVFGAGLIGQCAMQLARASGATPVVALDLDAGRREHAAHVSADIAMDPKADGFESSLLDRVRSSANPPNGAPQVVIEATGYPDAILGAMSVAGWMARVVLLGSTRGETERVNFYRDVHKKGLVLLGAHASSIPGSESHPGHWTWVANVQLILRLLAAGRLNVTDLITDRVAAENAPSVYAKIAAWQPSVLGAILNWA
- a CDS encoding nitrilase translates to MQCIRAAGTPQRRRHCGAIRGRRSLLEPIRYAAAACQVDQPNPEHRSDIARNTSRMVDMVRMAVEGYSPFLPVRLVAFPEFGHAAPIYATVSELLDKLAVTIPNEHTERYVALAREYDIYIQTGTFLERTDRWTDVVLNTTCLIGPEGILYKYRKVNPWIPWEVHASPHDISDFDDPIFPVADTPIGRIGAAICYDWLFPEAIRQLAANGAEVLIRVSAYMDPWGATPPMDWWTVVNRCRALENTAYVVAANQGAALRHYPPFSWPGGSMIVDFEGRLLAQAEPGSGEAIVVAPVDITALRHERQVRQGHQMLAHLRSECYPMYGQRYYPAGAASRGTLSVERNRAAIEEAKVGLSKRRR
- a CDS encoding sulfite exporter TauE/SafE family protein — protein: MGELIRGDAAFLAAVGAILFIAACLQGMSGFGFGMVAMSLLPFVISARTASVVVAFMALSNTLYLAWRVRRTIDFKLVSHLLIGSAVGVPIGVYALRVMPDDMLKRLIGLSILGYCIYLMVRKFRRRPPGPGLSLRWRVPVGLTAGMLGGAVNVGGPPVILYLYSQPWDRELIRATLIAYFVLTTILKVAFVSVGGLVTRDMAVYALGFPVIWAGGGLGLWLGRRLRQSHFDLFIAGSLALLGALLLIGG